A genomic region of Deltaproteobacteria bacterium contains the following coding sequences:
- a CDS encoding spermidine/putrescine ABC transporter substrate-binding protein, which translates to MKRTIVLSVMVISALFLAFSGCSRSKPVLHVYTWADYIKPELIQRFEQEQGCQVVIDTFDSNEVMYAKLKAGGGGYDILMPSSYMVKIMHDQGMLRSLDHALLPNIQYVDPEYLKVALDPRMDYSVPYMLTTTVIAYLESRTPDFIPSWSMFDRADLAGRMTMLNDMRETIGAALKYLGYSINTRDEEQLAAARDVVIRWKKNLAKFENEQYKTGLASGEFVVVHGYSGDIMQVQEENEDIAYAVPMEGTSISCDDLVIPADAKEVKLAHRFINFIHDPDVAAENTNFIMYLCPNSESYKKLSSDVLDDPVIFLPADIKGKCEIIDDLGEDNAKYTKVWDEIKAN; encoded by the coding sequence ATGAAAAGAACAATTGTACTGTCCGTGATGGTCATCTCGGCGCTGTTCCTTGCCTTTTCCGGGTGCAGCCGGTCCAAGCCGGTTCTGCATGTGTACACCTGGGCGGATTACATCAAACCCGAACTGATCCAGCGGTTCGAACAGGAACAGGGCTGCCAGGTCGTGATCGACACCTTTGATTCCAACGAGGTCATGTACGCCAAGCTCAAGGCGGGCGGTGGCGGGTATGACATTCTCATGCCGAGCAGCTACATGGTGAAGATCATGCATGACCAGGGAATGCTTCGATCCCTCGATCATGCCCTGCTGCCGAATATTCAATATGTCGATCCCGAATATCTTAAGGTCGCCCTCGACCCGCGGATGGACTACAGCGTGCCTTACATGCTGACAACGACGGTCATTGCCTACCTGGAGAGCAGGACGCCCGATTTCATCCCCTCCTGGAGCATGTTCGACCGCGCGGACCTCGCGGGACGGATGACCATGCTGAACGACATGCGGGAGACGATCGGGGCCGCCCTGAAATATCTCGGGTACAGCATCAATACCAGAGATGAAGAGCAACTTGCGGCGGCCCGGGACGTGGTCATCCGCTGGAAAAAGAATCTGGCAAAATTCGAGAACGAACAATACAAGACGGGTCTTGCCTCGGGAGAGTTCGTCGTTGTCCATGGATACAGCGGCGATATCATGCAGGTCCAGGAAGAGAACGAGGATATCGCCTATGCCGTCCCGATGGAGGGAACTTCAATATCCTGCGATGACCTGGTCATTCCGGCGGACGCGAAAGAGGTCAAACTTGCTCACCGGTTCATCAATTTCATACACGACCCCGACGTTGCGGCGGAAAACACGAACTTCATCATGTACCTGTGTCCCAACAGTGAGAGCTACAAAAAGCTCAGCAGCGATGTTCTCGACGATCCCGTCATTTTCCTTCCCGCCGATATCAAGGGGAAATGCGAGATCATCGATGACCTGGGTGAGGACAACGCCAAATACACGAAGGTATGGGACGAAATAAAGGCGAACTGA
- a CDS encoding ABC transporter permease, with product MKRSRVPLIVTVAVLVFFYLPILVLIINSFNASRFGSTWEGWTLHWYARLLHEREIWHALKNSLIIAFSSSAVSIVLGSLAAFGLHRYETRFQRAQFMLIYTPLVMPEILMGISLLLFFVAVGMNLGLLTIFMAHVTFCISYVAMVVLGRLQDFDFSVVEAAQDLGADWWTTTVRVLLPLLAPGIIAGGLLAFTLSIDDFVITFFVAGPGSTTLPIRIYSMIKHGSPPLINALSTILLVVTFLAVWISQHLTEEKQ from the coding sequence ATGAAACGGAGCAGGGTGCCCCTTATCGTGACCGTCGCCGTCCTGGTCTTTTTTTATCTGCCCATACTGGTGCTGATCATCAACTCCTTCAATGCATCCCGTTTCGGCAGCACCTGGGAGGGGTGGACCCTCCACTGGTATGCAAGGCTCCTCCACGAGCGGGAGATATGGCATGCCCTGAAGAACAGCCTCATCATCGCCTTCAGCTCTTCCGCCGTTTCCATCGTTCTGGGGAGCCTGGCGGCCTTCGGGCTTCACCGGTACGAGACGCGCTTTCAACGAGCCCAGTTCATGCTTATCTACACTCCTCTGGTCATGCCCGAGATCCTCATGGGCATCAGTCTCCTTCTCTTTTTCGTCGCCGTCGGCATGAACCTGGGACTTCTGACCATTTTCATGGCCCATGTGACGTTCTGTATCAGTTACGTGGCCATGGTCGTACTCGGGAGACTGCAGGATTTTGATTTTTCCGTGGTTGAAGCGGCCCAGGACCTCGGTGCCGACTGGTGGACGACAACGGTGCGCGTTCTCCTGCCGCTCCTGGCACCGGGCATCATTGCCGGGGGGTTGCTCGCCTTCACTCTTTCAATCGATGATTTCGTCATAACCTTTTTCGTCGCGGGTCCCGGCTCGACGACGCTGCCCATTCGGATCTACAGCATGATCAAGCACGGCTCGCCGCCGCTTATCAACGCGCTGTCGACGATACTGCTGGTGGTCACGTTCCTGGCGGTATGGATAAGTCAACACCTGACGGAGGAAAAACAATGA